A segment of the Aureimonas sp. SA4125 genome:
GCTCGTCGAGGACCGCGCGGCCGCGAGGACGGCCTTGATTTCCACGGGATGGTGGCCGTAGTCGTCATAGATGTCGACGCCGCCGACCGAACCGGTATGGGTGAACCGCCGCTTCACGCCGCCGAAGGCGGCAAGACCCGTCTTGATGGCCTCGGCCGGGATGCCGATGCGATAGGCGACGGCGACCGCAGCGGTGGCGTTGGACACGTTGTGCCGCCCCGGCATGGGCAGGACGAGGTCGCGGATCTGCGTGGTCGTTCCGGTGACGCGGTCGCGCAGCGTGACGTCGAAGACCGACCGTGGCCCCTCGACGCGCAGGTTCTCGAAGCGAACGTCGGCCTGCGGATTCTCGCCATAGGTAATGATGCGCCGGTCCTCGATCTTGGCGACGAGGGCCTGCACTTCCGGGTGATCGAGGCACATCACGGCAAAGCCGTAGAACGGCACGTTCTCGACGAACGCGCGGAAAGCCTCGCGCACCTTGTCGAAAGTGCCGTAGTGGTCGAGGTGCTCGGGGTCGATATTGGTGACGACGGCGATGTCGGCCGGCAGGCGCAGGAAGGTGCCGTCGGATTCGTCGGCCTCGACGACCATCCACGGGCCCTCGCCCATCCTCGCATTGGTGCCGTAGGCGTTGATGATGCCGCCGTTGACGACCGTCGGGTCGAGACCGCCGGCATCGAGGAGCGTCGCGACCATCGACGTGGTCGTCGTCTTGCCGTGCGTGCCGCCGATGGCGATGGCATGGCGGAAGCGCATCAGTTCGGCGAGCATCTCGGCGCGGCGCACGACCGGCAGCAGGCGCTCGCGCGCGGCGGCGAGTTCCGGGTTGCTGCGGCGAATGGCGGTCGACACGACGACGACTTCGGCGAGACCGAGATTGTCGGCATGGTGGCCGATGTGAACGGTGACGCCCTTCTCGCGCAGCCGCTGGACGTTGGCGTTCTCGCTCTGGTCGGATCCCTGCACCGTGTAGCCGAGCGTGACGAGCACCTCAGCGATTCCCGACATGCCGATGCCGCCGATGCCGATGAAATGCACCGGGCCGATATTGGGCGGCATCTTCATGAGGGTCTCCGTTCGCAAAAGTCAGTTGCTGTTGGCTGTGCCGGACATAGACTCCACGACATCGGCAAGCAACCGCGCCGCATGGGGAATCCCCGTCGATCGCGCGGCAGCGGCCATCGCCGTCGCGCGGCCCTGATCGGCGGCAAGCCCTGCGATCAGGCCGGCGAGACGCTCCGGCGACAGGTCAGCCTGCGGAACGACCAGGGCGCCTCCCGCAGCCTCGATCAGGGCCGCATTCGCCGCCTGGTCGTGGTCGAGCGCATAGGGGTAGGGCACCAGGATCGCCGGGCGGCCGATCACCGCGATCTCCGAGACGGTCGAAGCACCGGAGCGGCTGACGACGAGCTGCGCTCGCCCGATGCGCTTGGCCATGTCGGTGAAGAAGGGTGAGACATCGGCCTCGATGCCCTCGGCGGCGTAGAAGGTGCGCACCCGCTCTTCCTGCTCGGGGCGCGCCTGCTGCGTGACGTGCAGCTGACGGCGCAGGTCCGCCGGCAGGGCCCGGATCGTCTCCGGCATGACGTCGGCGAAGAACTGCGCCCCCTGGCTGCCGCCGAAAACGACGAGGCGAAAACGCCCGTCAGAATCGCGCGCCTTGTAGTCGTAGCCCGCGGCTTCCAGAATCGCCGGTCGCACCGGATTGCCGGTGACGGTGATCTTCCCGGCATAGGCCTTGTCGGCATGCTCCTGCGGAATGCCGGCGGCGATCCTCGTCACCCGCGGCGCGAGAAACTTGTTGGCGCGGCCCATGACGGCGTTCTGCTCGTGGATCAGCGTCGGCCGTCCGGCACGCGTCGCCGCCATCATCGGCGGCACCGTGGGATAGCCGCCGAAGCCGACGACCACGGCGGGCCGGATCGTGCGAACCACCTGGCTCGCCACCCTGAAGCCGCGCCAGAGCGTCATCAACGACGACGCGACATGCAGCGGGTTCTTGGAGCCGAAGGTCGCGGACGGCACGACATGGATGCTCTCGACCGGAAACCGCTCGGCGTAGCGCCCTGCCCGCTCGTCCGTCGCCAGATGCACGGTGAAGCCGCGCGCGACGAGTTCGTGCGCCAGCGCCTCGGCCGGAAAGAGATGCCCGCCGGTACCGCCGGCGGAGAGAAGGATGGGTCCGTTCATGCGTGTCGCCCCGTCAGCCGGTGAGTGTGCGTGGCGCCTGTTATCACGAGAGGGCGCCCGCCAGTTACCCCGACAGACGACGAAAGAACGAAATCAGGTCGATGTCATTCAGCCTTGGCGATTGTCTGCCAACCGGCGGCGCCGGCTCTGCTCGATGTCGCGGTCGAGACTCCTGCCGACATAGCGCGTAACGAGGATCGCGCCGATGAGCAAAGTCAGGGCAGCAAGCACATAGAAAATGATCTCAATCGTGCATCCAGTCCTCGCAAGCGTCGCCGGGCATGAAGGTGAATATCGGGGCTAAGAACTAAGCTGCAAAGGCTCAGGACTGCGGCGACACCGTTGAAGTAGCCCGCCGTCAGCTTGATCTGTTGCTTTTCCGCCTCGCTGAGTTTCCGGTTGTCCGATGGGATGTCCTGCTCCGACATATCGGCCTCACATCGCCCCGAGCGCCATCGTCCGATCCATCAGCCGGTCGGTCTGCGAAGCGTTTTCCGGCTTGCGGCGGGTCAGGGCGAGGACGAAGCCGGCGGCGATCGCCACCGCCATCATCGACGAGCCGCCATAGGAGATGAAGGGCAGCGTCATGCCCTTGGCCGGCATCAGTTGCAGATTCACCGCCATGTTGATGATCGACTGCAGCCCGAACAGGAAGACGAGGCCGGAGATCGCCAGCCGCGTGAACGCGTCGCGCTGCGCCAAGGCGACGCTGAGGCCGCGGATGACGATGAAGCAGAACAGCGAGGCGAGAAGCATGCATGCGACGATGCCGAACTCCTCGGCGATGACCGAGAAGGCGAAGTCGGTGTGGCTGTCGGGCAGCATCCGCTTGACCGTACCCTCGCCCGGCCCCCGTCCGAGCCAGCCGCCGTGTAGAATCGCCTCGCGCGCCGTGTCGATCTGGAAGGTGTCGCCCTCGCCGGTGACGAAGCGGTCGATGCGGCTCGCCACGTGCGGAAAGAAGGAATAGGCGGCGAAGAAGCCACCGGCGGCGATACCGCCGAGCCCGACGATCCAGAGCCAGGGCATGCCGGCCATGAAGAACAGCCCACCCCAGGCGCCCGCCGTCAAGATGGTCTGGCCGAGATCGGGCTGAGCGACGAGAAGGGCGCAGACGATGAAGAGGAGAATGATCGCGAAGAGGTTGCCGGGAATGTCGGCGCGCCGCGCCTTTTCGGCAAAGAGCCAGGCGCAGATGACGACGAAGGCCGGCTTCATGAACTCCGAGGGCTGCAGCGACAGCGGGCCGATGTCGACCCAGCGCCGCGCGCCCTTGACCTCGGTGCCGAAGAACAGCGCGACGATCATCAGCGCGATCGAGGCGCCGAGCATGATCACCGCGGTCCGCCTAATGCCGCGGGGGGAGAGCATCGAGGTGAGGAGCATCACGAGGATGGAGGGGATCAGGAAGACCCCGTGCCGCTTGACGAAGTGGAACGGCTCCAGACCGATCTTCTCGGCCACGGGCGGACTGGCCGCGAAGGACAGGACGAGACCGCCGACCATGAGGATCAGGAAGGCGGCGAGGAACCATCGATCGACGCCCCACCACCAGTCCGCCATCGTTCCTCGCTTGACGCGGTTGGACATCGATCAGCCCTTCTCGATCAATTGGATTCCCGGAAGGCGCCCGACCGCCTCGCGGAATGTATCGCCCCGAACCTCGAAATTGCGGAACTGGTCGAAGCTCGCGCAGGCGGGCGACAGCAGCACGACTTCCGGCTGACCGGTGGCGGCGGCATCGCGCGCCGCATGGGCGACGGCGTTTTCCAGCGTTCCGAATATCTCGTAGGCAATGCCTTCGCCGAGCGTCGCGGCGAAGGCCGGTGCCGCCTCGCCGATCAGATAGGCCTTGGCGATGCGCGAAAAGAACGGGGCGAGCTTGGCGATGCCGCCATCCTTGGCCAGGCCGCCGGCGATCCAGTGGATCCGCTCGAAGGCGGCGAGCGCCGGCGCCGCAGCCTCGGCATTGGTCGCCTTGGAATCGTTGACGAAGAGAACCGCGCCGTCCCGGCCGATCTCCTCCATGCGGTGGGCAAGGCCTGGAAAGGAACCGAGCCCCATCGAGATCTCCGCCGGGGTCAGGCCGCTCGCCGCAAGGGCAGCGACCGCCGCAGCCGCGTTCTGGCCATTATGGCGCCCGCGCAACGAGCCGATGGTGGTGAGGTCGAAGCGCGCGACTTCCGTGCCGCGATGCATCTGAACGACGCTGCCGCCGTCGAAATAGGCGCCGTGCGAAACCAGCTGGTGGTGCGAGATGCGCTGGGAATTGCGTCCCTTGGCTGCGAGATCGTCGGCGATGCTGCGCCCATCCCATTCATCGATCCCGACGATCGCGGTATTGGCGTCGGCAAGGAGCCGCGCCTTGACCGCGGCGTAGTTCTGCATCGTACCGTGCCGGTCGAGGTGATCGGGCGTCAGGTTGAGGAGAATGGCTACCGAGGGCGCGATCCCCGGTGAGAGGTCGATCTGGTACGACGAACACTCGACGACGTAGAAGCGGTCCGGCGTCGGCGGGTCGAGGGTCAGGATGGCGACGCCGATATTGCCGCCGAGCTGCGTGTCGCGCCCGGCGGCGCGCAGGCAGTGCGCGATCAGCGCCGTGGTGGTCGACTTGCCGTTCGTGCCGGTGATCGCGATGAAGGGCGCCGTCGGCGCGTGCCGGGCGCGCTCACGGCTGAAGATCTCGATGTCGCCGATGACCTCGATGCCGGCGGTCCGCGCGAGTTCCACGGTCCAGTGGGGCTTCGGATGGGTCAGCGGCACGCCGGGAGACAGGATCAGAGCCGAAAAGTCGCTCCAGTCGGCGGTGCGAAGGTCCGCACAGAAGATGCCGTCCTTCTCGGCCGCCGCGACGCTGGCGGGGTTGTCGTCGTAGGCCAGGACCTCGGCGCCGCCCGCCAGCAACGACAGCGCCGTCGCCCGGCCGGATCCGCCAAGGCCGAAGAGCGCAACCCGCTTGCCGTCGAAGGTGGTGGCCGGGATCATCTCGCCCCCTACCGCAGCTTCAGGGTGGACAGGCCGACGAAGGCCAGCATGAAGGCGATGATCCAGAAGCGCACGACGACCTGGCTCTCGGTCCAGCCGAGCTTCTCGAAGTGGTGGTGGATCGGGGCCATGAGGAAGACGCGCTTGCCGGTCAGCTTGAAGCTCGCCACCTGGATGATGACGCTCATCGCCTCGATGACGAAGAGGCCGCCGATGATCGCCAGCACCAGCTCATGTTTGGTCGCGACCGCGATGGTGCCGACCATGCCGCCCAGCGCCAGCGAGCCTGTGTCGCCCATGAAGATCGCCGCGGGCGGCGCGTTGAACCAGAGAAAGCCGAGGCCTGCGCCAATGACGGCGCCGCAGACCACGGCGAGCTCGCCCGTGCCGAAGACGTAGTGAATCTGCAGGTAATTGGCGAAGTTCACATTGCCCGAGAGATAGGCAATGAGGCCAAAGGCGCCACAGGCGATCATGATCGGAACGATGGCCAGGCCATCGAGCCCGTCGGTCAGATTCACCGCGTTGCCGGCGCCGACGACGACGAAGGCGGCGAAGACGATGTAGAACATGCCGAGATCGAGGAGCAGCGACTTGACGAAGGGAAAGGCCAGCGAAGTGGCGAAGCTGCCGGTGCCGGCATAGGCGATCAGCGTGCAGGCGATGCCGGCGATCAGGAATTCCAGGCCGAGCCGCGCCTTGCCGGAAAAGCCCTTGTGCGACTGTTTCGTCACCTTGAGATAATCGTCGTAGAAGCCGATGGCGCCGAAGCCTACAGTCACGAGGAGCACGGTCCAGACGTAGATATTGCTGAGGTCGGCCCAGAGCAGGGTCGCGCCGATGATGCCCGAGAGGATCATCAGGCCGCCCATGGTCGGCGTGCCCGCCTTCTTGAAATGCGTCTGCGGCCCGTCCGCGCGGATCGGCTGGCCGCGCCCCTGGCGAATCTTCAGGGCGGCGATGATCGCCGGTCCGAACAGGAACACCATGATGAAGGACGTGATCATCGCGCTTCCGGTCCGGAAGGTGATGTATCGAAAGACGTTGAACGCCGCGATGTCCTCAGAGAAATGACCGAGATATTCCAGCATCGATCAGTTTTCCTGCGAGGTCGCTGCGTCGACGCCGTCTGGCGCCGTCAAGGGGGGATGGCCGGCCAGAAGGCCGGATACGATCGTGGAGAGACCGATGCTGTTGGATGCCTTGACAATGACGACGTCGCCGGAGTGAAGCTGACGCATCAGGCTTGCCCGAAGCTCATCTGCGCTGGCGTGCCATTCGCAGGCGAGGTCCCCGTCCAGCGCTTCGTCGAGGGACTTCATGGCCTCGCCGACGAGGAAGACCTTGTCCGCGGACGCGGACCGCAGGTCGTCGGCGAGGGCCGAATGCATCGCCGCCGCATGGGCACCGAGTTCCAGCATGTCGCCGAGCACGGCAATTCGCCGACCACCGTCACCAGGCGGCGTCGCGGACAGAACCGCGATGGCGGCGCGCATCGAGGTCGGATTGGCGTTGTAGCTCTCGTCGATCAGGACGATCTTGCCACCGCCCTGCACGTCGAGAAAATGGCGTTCGCCGCGGCCCTTGCCAGCGTGCCAGCTGGCGAGCGACGCGGCGCAGGCAGCGACATCGGCGCCGACAAGCGAGGCGGCCCCGAGAACGGCGACGAGATTTTCCGCGATGTGGCGGCCGGATGCGGCGAGAGCGAGATCGATCTCGGTGCCGGCGATCCGCGCCTCGACCCGCGCGCCCTCGGCGGACGGAGCATAATCGATCAGCCGGTAGTCGCAGTCGGGCCCTGCGCCGAATGTCTTGATCTCGGTCACGCCGGCGGCGCGCGCCATTTCGGAGAGAGGCCCGCATTGCGGGTCGTCGGCGTTCAGGAGGGCGACGCCGTCCGCCACCAGTCCCTCGAAGATCTCCGCCTTGGCGACGGCGATTTCGTCGAGATCGCGGAAATGACCGAGATGGGCGGGGGCGATGAGCGTGACGATGGCGACATGCGGGCGCACGAGCTTGACGAGCGGCCGGATTTCGCCGGGATGGTTCATGCCGATCTCGAAAATGCCGAAGCGCGTCTCGGCCGGCATCCGCGCGAGGCTCAGCGGCACGCCCCAGTGATTGTTGAACGAGGCCGCGGACGCATGCACGGAGCCGCAGGCCGCCAGCGCATGGCGGAGTGCCTCCTTCGTCGTCGTCTTGCCGACGCTGCCGGTGACAGCAACGATGCGCGCCTTCGAACGGGCCCGCGACGCCTCGGCAAGGCGTTCCAGCGCCTTGAGGACGTCGTCGACGACGATGATCTGGGCCTGCACGCGCCCGAGGGCCGGGAGTTTGTGCTTGGCGACGACGAGCACCCCCGCCCCGGCGGCAACGGCTGCGGTCAGGAAGTTGTGGCCATCGAAATTCTCACCCTTGATGGCGAAGAAAGCCTCGCCCGGCTGAAGGGTGCGGGTGTCGATCGAAATGCCGGTGATGCCGTCGGGCATGGCGCCGATCGGACGACCACCGGTGGCCTCGACGAGGGCGTCGATCTCCCATAGGAAATCGGTCATTGTCCGGCCTCCCGGATCGCGGCGCGCACTTCCTGATGGTCGCTGAACGGGAACACGGTGGTTCCGACCGTCTGGCCGGTCTCGTGGCCCTTGCCGGCGATCACGACGGTGTCGCCGGCATCGGCCGCCGCCACGGCATGCCGGATGGCGGCGTGGCGGTCGGCGATCTCCTCGGCACCGGGCGCCGCGGCGAGGATCTCGCCACGGATGCTGGCCGGCACTTCGGAGCGCGGGTTGTCGTCGGTGACGATGGCGATGTCGGCAAGGCGCGCGGCGATCTCGCCCATGATCGGCCGCTTGCCACGGTCGCGGTCGCCACCACAGCCGAAGACGACGATGACACGCCCGGTGGTGAAGGGCCGGACGGCCCACAGGACGTTCTCCAGTGCCTCAGGCTTGTGCGCATAGTCGACGAAGACCGGCGCGCCGCTTGCCGTGGTGCCTGCAAGCTCCAGTCGGCCGGGCGCGCCCTTCAGGTCCTCGAGGCTCTGCAGCGCCTGTCCGGACTCGACGCCGGTGGCGATCGCAAGTCCTGCGGCCACCAGCGCGTTGGCCATCTGGAACTCGCCCGCAAGCGGCAGCACGACGCGATGGATGCGGCCCTCGGCTTCGATCTCCGCGATCTGGCGGTGGCGCTCGTGTTCGAGGCGCTTGAGGGCGAGGAACGTGCCCTTGCGACCGACGGTCAACACATTGGCGCCGGACTGCAAAGCGGTTGCCCTCGCCCGGTCGGACCAAATGTCGTCGGCGAAGATGACCGCCGGCGCACCGGTCGGCAGGAGCGTATCGAACAGGCGCATCTTGGCGGCGAAATAGGCCTCGACGGTCGGATGATAATCGAGATGATCGCGGCCGAGATTGATGAAGGCCGCGGCAGACAGGTGCACGCCGTCGAGCCGGCGCTGGTCGAGGCCGTGGCTGGACGCTTCCATGGCCGCGTGCGTGACGCCTTCGGCAGCAAGTTCGGCCATCAGGCGCGCCAGCGCGATCGGGTCGGGCGTCGTCAGCGAGCCGTACTCGTCACGTCCCGGCGCGGTGACGCCGGTCGTGCCGATCGAGGCGGCGGGATGGCCGGCGGCGCTCCAGATCTGCCGCGTGAAGGCGGCGATCGATGTCTTGCCGCTGGTTCCGGTCACCGCGACGATCGTGGGCGGCTGCGCGCCGAAGAAGCGTGCCGCCAGCAGAGCCAGGGCGCGGCGCGAATCCTCCGCACGAAGGACGGGAAGGTCGGTGGCGAGATCAGTCCCGGCTTCGACCAGGATCGCGACGGCACCTTTCGCCTCCGCCTCGCGCACGAAGCTCGCCCCGTCGGCTTTCGAGCCGGAGAGCGCGGCGAACAGCGATCCCGGCTGGATGGCGCGCGAATCCGAGGACAGTCCGGTCACCGCGATGGTCCGGCCCTCCCCGCCCCCGGCGATCCCCTGCGCAAGCTCCGATAAATTCATTAACCATAACCCGCGTTAAGCTGGAAAGCCGGCGGTTGCCCGCCGGCCCGGAAGGCCCATCCTGGCCCCCAACCCGTTCTAGCCGTTAGTAGGAGACGAGCAAGGACTTTCCCCGATCGCCGAAATCGGGCTTCACGCCGAGCAGCGCCGCGGAGCGGCGGATGATCGCGCCGGCCGCCGGTGCCGCGTTCGAGGCAGCCGTGGCGCCCTGTCCGGAGCCCGGGACGGGCTGCGGCTCGTCAATCACGACGAGCGTGACATAGCGCGGCGCGTCGATCGGGAAGGCAGCGAGATAACCGTTGAAGCGCTTGTTGCCGATGTAGCGGCCGTTGACCACCTTTTCAGCCGTGCCCGTCTTTCCGCCGACACGGTATCCCGGCACCAGGGCCTGGCGGCCGGAGCCGTGCTCGCCGTTCAGCTCGAACATGTAGCGCATCTCGTCGCTGGTCTGCTTGCTGATCACCGGCACGGCCAGCTTCTGCGCTTCCTCGACGCTGCGGGGAAGGAAGGTCGGCGGGATCAGGTAACCGCCGTTCATCAGCGCCGCGGCGGCGACGGCCGTCTGCAGCGGTGTCGTCGAAATGCCATGGCCGTAGGAGATCGTCATCGAATTGATCTTCTTCCACTGCTTGGGCTGGGTCGGCGTCGCCACTTCCGGCAGTTCCGTCTGTATCCGCGACAGGAGGCCCATCTTGGTCAGGAAGGCCTTGTGACCTTCGATGCCGACGATGTCGGCCTCTCGGGCCGAGCCGACATTGGACGAGTACTGGAAGATTTCCGGCACGGTCAGTGGCCGGTGCTTGCTGTGGAATTCCTTGATGGTGAAGCCGGAGACGCGGAAGGGCTCGGTGCTGAAGACGTCGGTGATCTTTACCAGACCCGAATCGAGGGCCATCGCCGTGGTGAAGCTCTTGAAGGTCGAGCCCATTTCGAACAGGCCCGCCGACATGCGGTTCAGATTTTCCTTCTTCAGCGCTTCGACCGGATTGTTCGGGTCGAAATCCGGCATCGACACCATGGCGACGACTTCGCCGGTGGTCACATCGAGGATGATCCCCGCGGCTGCGATCGCCCGGTAGCGCACGATCGCGGCCGCCAGTTCGTCGCGCATGATGTGCTGGACGCGCAGGTCGATCGACAGTTTCACCGGCTCGAGTTCGCTGCTCGCGGCCAGACCGAGGTTCTGGATCTCGCGCAGTCCCTGGTCGTCGACATACTTCTCCATGCCGGCAATGCCCTGGTTGTCGACATTGACGGCACCGACGATGTGCGAAGCCGTGTTGCCGCCGGGGTAGAAGCGGCGCTTTTCGGTACGGAATCCGATGCCGGGAATACCGAGAGCAAAGATCTCCTGCTGCTGGCGCGGCGTCAGCTCGCGACGCAGCCAGACGAAGCCGGCGTCGCTGGCCAGCCGCGTGTGCAGGTATTTGGCGTCGAGATCGGGCAGGACGGAGCGCAGGAGTTCGCCGGCCTCGTCCGGATCGACGATGCGGCGCGGCTCGGCAAACAGCGAGGCCGTCTTGATATCGGTGGCCAGCACCTGGCCATTGCGGTCGACGAGGTCAGGTCGGGCCGCGACGACCTGCGCCCTGGCCTGATAGGCGCCCCCGTCGTTCGGCAGACTGCCCCACATCACCAACCGACCGCCGATGATCGCGTAGACGGAGCAGAACAGGCCGATGGCGATGATGAAGCGTTGCCGGTTGCGGGGCGCCTCGATCGGCCGGCGCCGGGAGAAGCTACGGCCCTGCGGGGTCGCCTGTGCAGGCGCGGCGTCGCCTGAGCCGAGAGAAGAGAGGCGGCGGGGGAGCTTGGGAAGCTTGATCATTACCGTACCAGGCTCTTGGAATTGTCGGCGTAGCCACCGAGGGTGTCGGTCCCGTTCGGGACAAGATTGATTGGCTCGGCAGGAAGTTCATCGGGCTCGACGATCTGTTCGGGCCGTAGCGGCTCCAGCGCCAGATCGGCCTTGAAGGCCTCGGCGAGCTGTTGCAGCCGGTCCGGCTGGTTCAGCAGGCTCCAGTCGGCCTCCAGAAGCGCGATGGTCTCGCGCTCGAGAGACGCTTTCCTCTCGACGACGTGGACCTGATCCTCGATCAGCTCGGCTTCGTGCTTGATCTTGAAGGTCCAGGCGGCGGCCGAGATCATGATGGCGATGAGAACGATGTCGATCGTCTTCAGCATCTCTCAGGCTCCTGTATCGGGTAGGTCGGCAAGCGACGGCAGATCGGCAAAGAGGCTTGCTGAGCGGACGTCGCGCGGGGCGGCGTCCGTTCGCGTGCCGGCGCGCAGCTTGGCCGAGCGCGAGCGCGGATTGCCCTCGATCTCGGCATCGTCGGCCGTGACCGGCTTGTTGCGCGAAACGAATGTAAGAGGCTTGGCAGCCATGTCGGGCAGATGCCGCGAGCCCGAATCCTGCTCGGAGCGCTCGCGGAAGAAGCGCTTGACCAGCCGGTCCTCGAGCGAATGGAAGGTCACGACCGCCAGCCGCCCGCCGGGCTTCAACACGTTCTCGGCAGCGATGAGCGCCCGCACGAGTTCGCCGAGTTCGTCATTGACGAAGATCCGCAGCGCCTGGAAGGTGCGCGTCGCCGGATCGATGCGATCCTTCGGCGCGCGCCCGATGACCTTGAGGACGAGACCGGCAAGATCGAGCGTCCGCTCGAACGGCCGCTCGGCGCGCCGCGCCTCGATCGCCCGTGCGATCCGGCCGGCCTGGCGCTCTTCGCCAAGGAAGTTCAGCACCCGGGCGAGGTCACCGACCTTCAGCCGGTTGACGACGTCGGCAGCGCTCGGACCAGAACGGCTCATGCGCATGTCGAGCGGGCCGTCCTTCTGGAAAGAGAACCCCCTGTCCGCCTCGTCGATCTGCATGGAGGAGACGCCGATATCGAGAACCACGCCGTCCACGAGCCCGCCCGCCTGCTCGCGGGCGATCTCGTCGAGATCGCCGAACCGGCCGTGCACGGGCTTGAGCAGACCAGCCGAGGCCTCTGCCATGACGGTCGCCGTCTCGATGGCGCCGGGATCGCGGTCGATGCCGATGACGCCGGCTCCCCGGGCCAGCAAAGCGCGTGAATAACCGCCGGCGCCAAAGGTGCCGTCGACGATCCACTGGCCGGGCGCAGGGTCAAGCGCGGCGACGACGGCGTCGAGAAGCACCGGAATGTGGCGCAAGGGTCCGCCCTCGCCGTGGAGTTCTCCCTCGCCGACGTGCACCATCATTCCGGCGCCGCCTTCGACGCGGACGCACTGCCCCGCATCGCCAGCAGACGGGCGCGCGCCTCGGTCCTGTGCGCTTCGAACTGCGCCGGCTCCCAGAGCTGAAAGAACGTGTTGCGACCGACGAAGGTCACCTTGTCGGTGATGCCGGTATGGGCGCGGACGAAGTCGTTCACCGTGATCCGCCCTTCCTGGTCGAATTTCAGGAAGGCGCCGTCCCCGTAGGTGAAGAGCGACATGTCGGCATAGGCTTCGCTGAACGGGTCTTCCGCTTCCAGTCGCTGTTCGTATCGCTGCAGCAGGTCCATGCCGCCGACGTCGATCGCCGGACTGCCGAGCGACTGCATGGCGTAAAGCTCCTTGAAGCCGCGCTGCGCAAGAATCTGGCGGAAGGCGGCGGGTACCGACACCCTGCCCTTGGCGTCGATATTGTTGACGCTGTTGGACAGGAACCTGTCCATCACGCCATTCGTCCGCCAGCAACCATGTCATCTCGGCCCCCGCCGGTCCGGCCTAACGCCGACAAAAATTAACCATCCGCCACGCGCGTCTCTGCGTGTGGCGCACCCTCCGATCTCTTCGGAGTTGCATCGATAAGGACGTGATAAGGGCGCGAAAGAGC
Coding sequences within it:
- the mraY gene encoding phospho-N-acetylmuramoyl-pentapeptide-transferase, translating into MLEYLGHFSEDIAAFNVFRYITFRTGSAMITSFIMVFLFGPAIIAALKIRQGRGQPIRADGPQTHFKKAGTPTMGGLMILSGIIGATLLWADLSNIYVWTVLLVTVGFGAIGFYDDYLKVTKQSHKGFSGKARLGLEFLIAGIACTLIAYAGTGSFATSLAFPFVKSLLLDLGMFYIVFAAFVVVGAGNAVNLTDGLDGLAIVPIMIACGAFGLIAYLSGNVNFANYLQIHYVFGTGELAVVCGAVIGAGLGFLWFNAPPAAIFMGDTGSLALGGMVGTIAVATKHELVLAIIGGLFVIEAMSVIIQVASFKLTGKRVFLMAPIHHHFEKLGWTESQVVVRFWIIAFMLAFVGLSTLKLR
- a CDS encoding UDP-N-acetylmuramoylalanyl-D-glutamyl-2,6-diaminopimelate--D-alanyl-D-alanine ligase translates to MTDFLWEIDALVEATGGRPIGAMPDGITGISIDTRTLQPGEAFFAIKGENFDGHNFLTAAVAAGAGVLVVAKHKLPALGRVQAQIIVVDDVLKALERLAEASRARSKARIVAVTGSVGKTTTKEALRHALAACGSVHASAASFNNHWGVPLSLARMPAETRFGIFEIGMNHPGEIRPLVKLVRPHVAIVTLIAPAHLGHFRDLDEIAVAKAEIFEGLVADGVALLNADDPQCGPLSEMARAAGVTEIKTFGAGPDCDYRLIDYAPSAEGARVEARIAGTEIDLALAASGRHIAENLVAVLGAASLVGADVAACAASLASWHAGKGRGERHFLDVQGGGKIVLIDESYNANPTSMRAAIAVLSATPPGDGGRRIAVLGDMLELGAHAAAMHSALADDLRSASADKVFLVGEAMKSLDEALDGDLACEWHASADELRASLMRQLHSGDVVIVKASNSIGLSTIVSGLLAGHPPLTAPDGVDAATSQEN
- the ftsW gene encoding putative lipid II flippase FtsW is translated as MSNRVKRGTMADWWWGVDRWFLAAFLILMVGGLVLSFAASPPVAEKIGLEPFHFVKRHGVFLIPSILVMLLTSMLSPRGIRRTAVIMLGASIALMIVALFFGTEVKGARRWVDIGPLSLQPSEFMKPAFVVICAWLFAEKARRADIPGNLFAIILLFIVCALLVAQPDLGQTILTAGAWGGLFFMAGMPWLWIVGLGGIAAGGFFAAYSFFPHVASRIDRFVTGEGDTFQIDTAREAILHGGWLGRGPGEGTVKRMLPDSHTDFAFSVIAEEFGIVACMLLASLFCFIVIRGLSVALAQRDAFTRLAISGLVFLFGLQSIINMAVNLQLMPAKGMTLPFISYGGSSMMAVAIAAGFVLALTRRKPENASQTDRLMDRTMALGAM
- the murG gene encoding undecaprenyldiphospho-muramoylpentapeptide beta-N-acetylglucosaminyltransferase, with product MNGPILLSAGGTGGHLFPAEALAHELVARGFTVHLATDERAGRYAERFPVESIHVVPSATFGSKNPLHVASSLMTLWRGFRVASQVVRTIRPAVVVGFGGYPTVPPMMAATRAGRPTLIHEQNAVMGRANKFLAPRVTRIAAGIPQEHADKAYAGKITVTGNPVRPAILEAAGYDYKARDSDGRFRLVVFGGSQGAQFFADVMPETIRALPADLRRQLHVTQQARPEQEERVRTFYAAEGIEADVSPFFTDMAKRIGRAQLVVSRSGASTVSEIAVIGRPAILVPYPYALDHDQAANAALIEAAGGALVVPQADLSPERLAGLIAGLAADQGRATAMAAAARSTGIPHAARLLADVVESMSGTANSN
- the murC gene encoding UDP-N-acetylmuramate--L-alanine ligase, with the translated sequence MKMPPNIGPVHFIGIGGIGMSGIAEVLVTLGYTVQGSDQSENANVQRLREKGVTVHIGHHADNLGLAEVVVVSTAIRRSNPELAAARERLLPVVRRAEMLAELMRFRHAIAIGGTHGKTTTTSMVATLLDAGGLDPTVVNGGIINAYGTNARMGEGPWMVVEADESDGTFLRLPADIAVVTNIDPEHLDHYGTFDKVREAFRAFVENVPFYGFAVMCLDHPEVQALVAKIEDRRIITYGENPQADVRFENLRVEGPRSVFDVTLRDRVTGTTTQIRDLVLPMPGRHNVSNATAAVAVAYRIGIPAEAIKTGLAAFGGVKRRFTHTGSVGGVDIYDDYGHHPVEIKAVLAAARSSTSGRVVAVVQPHRFTRLQSLFADFAACFNDADTVILAPVYAAGEEPIEFVNSEMLVERMKLGGHRDARLIDGPAEIAPLIDQLARPGDMVVFLGAGSITQWAYALPKELAALQAKHTG
- the murD gene encoding UDP-N-acetylmuramoyl-L-alanine--D-glutamate ligase, whose amino-acid sequence is MIPATTFDGKRVALFGLGGSGRATALSLLAGGAEVLAYDDNPASVAAAEKDGIFCADLRTADWSDFSALILSPGVPLTHPKPHWTVELARTAGIEVIGDIEIFSRERARHAPTAPFIAITGTNGKSTTTALIAHCLRAAGRDTQLGGNIGVAILTLDPPTPDRFYVVECSSYQIDLSPGIAPSVAILLNLTPDHLDRHGTMQNYAAVKARLLADANTAIVGIDEWDGRSIADDLAAKGRNSQRISHHQLVSHGAYFDGGSVVQMHRGTEVARFDLTTIGSLRGRHNGQNAAAAVAALAASGLTPAEISMGLGSFPGLAHRMEEIGRDGAVLFVNDSKATNAEAAAPALAAFERIHWIAGGLAKDGGIAKLAPFFSRIAKAYLIGEAAPAFAATLGEGIAYEIFGTLENAVAHAARDAAATGQPEVVLLSPACASFDQFRNFEVRGDTFREAVGRLPGIQLIEKG